In the Ipomoea triloba cultivar NCNSP0323 chromosome 6, ASM357664v1 genome, one interval contains:
- the LOC116021606 gene encoding uncharacterized protein LOC116021606, with the protein MRASSSQDQHDQGSRLILGGKGTGLVCLAEEIRDETTTGLPDEIADKVLLEGEEDTSQVKDPEVGEGLSITPISKSAKKRAKKKASKASSSNNGSSSSMSLSFETWIKERLGQDEVMIQLVDEARQDVLAFFERSLGEMGREMYDRKTDELALKAAMLLLSKLQNGKQKGELESNASSKKLKEGDETAGEEECPAYVEEDSPANGDEGDPAYIEDECGNNGDYESDEEEGYLESSNSWIDELEEWTGVEWLDGVLMEIKSYMDVVYCKVRRIHLENEDAVARKACTILMEMDKADPPGGCLGTKTKLGRQLRANQEWLGGKLCRWAWRAQGPGYDE; encoded by the coding sequence ATGAGAGCGTCGAGCTCACAGGATCAGCATGACCAAGGGTCGAGATTGATTCTGGGAGGGAAGGGGACTGGATTGGTTTGTCTAGCAGAGGAAATTCGAGATGAAACCACAACTGGATTGCCTGATGAGATAGCAGACAAGGTTCTGCTAGAAGGGGAAGAAGATACTAGCCAAGTGAAAGATCCTGAGGTTGGGGAAGGGCTGAGCATTACACCAATTAGTAAATCTGCAAAGAAAAGGGCGAAGAAGAAGGCTTCTAAGGCCTCTAGCAGTAACAATGGTTCAAGCTCAAGCATGTCATTGAGCTTTGAAACTTGGATTAAGGAAAGACTAGGACAGGATGAGGTGATGATTCAACTAGTAGATGAGGCTAGGCAAGATGTCTTAGCTTTTTTTGAAAGATCTTTGGGGGAAATGGGCAGGGAGATGTATGATAGGAAAACAGATGAGTTAGCCTTGAAGGCAGCCATGCTGCTACTTAGCAAACTTCAGAATGGGAAACAAAAGGGTGAGCTTGAGTCTAATGCCTCTagcaaaaaattaaaagaaggaGATGAGACAGCTGGAGAAGAGGAATGCCCTGCCTATGTAGAAGAGGACTCCCCTGCTAATGGTGATGAAGGTGACCCTGCCTATATTGAAGACGAATGCGGGAATAATGGGGATTATGAGAGTGATGAGGAGGAGGGGTACCTTGAAAGTAGCAATTCATGGATTGATGAATTAGAAGAATGGACAGGTGTGGAATGGTTGGATGGGGTGCTAATGGAAATAAAATCGTATATGGATGTGGTGTATTGTAAGGTACGGCGAATTCATTTGGAGAATGAGGATGCCGTGGCTCGAAAAGCATGCACCATTTTGATGGAAATGGATAAGGCCGATCCACCGGGAGGGTGTCTAGGCACGAAAACAAAGTTGGGTCGCCAATTAAGAG